The Congregibacter litoralis KT71 genome contains a region encoding:
- a CDS encoding polysaccharide deacetylase family protein: MARRLLVACLAALSLGGVSTGAAEHGVILLYHRISDEGPHSTRVSPNRFAAHLDLIEEQGYEVIPLQDLLDGVYSNGVLPERAVALTFDDAYRSVGDLAYPMLRERNMPFSVFVATDVVDESSPAFLNWPTLRAMARDTLATFGPHSQSHRHLESLDPKSDANTPGATRANEIDGSLARLREELGEIRADAVLKVFAYPFGEYSRATEALLSERDLFGLAQQSGPVAGTTPRTRIPRFPLYRGGDSDARLKTALATRPLPVINDTDSQVFFTPGAPLPREWRLQLADAAFDHRQLQCYASTGGALEQRWNDDVLLVSLPAMQAGRNKVNCTAPSRERGVFHWYSRLWLIADEDGQWLLN, encoded by the coding sequence ATGGCGCGCCGGCTACTGGTAGCGTGTCTGGCAGCGTTGAGCCTTGGCGGAGTTAGCACAGGCGCCGCGGAGCACGGCGTCATTCTCCTTTATCACCGTATTTCTGACGAAGGACCCCATTCCACACGCGTGTCCCCAAACCGCTTTGCGGCACATCTCGATCTCATCGAAGAACAGGGCTATGAGGTGATACCCCTGCAGGACCTCCTCGATGGCGTTTATAGCAACGGCGTACTCCCGGAACGAGCCGTGGCCCTGACCTTTGACGATGCCTATCGCTCCGTCGGTGACCTTGCCTATCCCATGCTTCGCGAGCGCAACATGCCGTTTAGTGTGTTTGTGGCCACGGACGTCGTTGACGAGAGCAGTCCCGCCTTCCTTAACTGGCCGACACTGCGGGCCATGGCCCGGGATACACTCGCTACTTTCGGTCCTCACTCTCAATCCCATAGGCACCTCGAGAGCCTGGATCCCAAAAGCGATGCCAATACGCCGGGGGCAACCCGGGCAAACGAAATTGATGGCAGCCTGGCGCGGCTGCGCGAGGAGCTGGGCGAGATACGGGCAGACGCGGTGCTCAAGGTGTTTGCCTACCCCTTTGGTGAATACAGCCGCGCGACGGAGGCGTTGCTGTCCGAGCGCGATCTTTTTGGGCTGGCTCAACAATCGGGGCCCGTCGCTGGAACAACACCGCGAACGCGCATACCGCGCTTCCCCCTGTACCGGGGCGGCGATAGCGACGCGCGACTGAAAACTGCCCTGGCTACGCGGCCCCTCCCCGTCATCAATGACACAGACTCACAGGTTTTCTTTACACCGGGCGCCCCGCTGCCGCGGGAATGGCGGCTGCAGCTTGCAGATGCAGCTTTTGACCATCGACAACTGCAATGCTATGCCTCCACGGGGGGTGCCCTGGAGCAGCGTTGGAATGACGATGTGCTCCTTGTCTCGCTGCCCGCGATGCAAGCTGGTCGTAACAAGGTCAACTGCACGGCGCCTTCCCGGGAGCGCGGCGTCTTCCACTGGTATTCGCGGCTTTGGTTAATTGCCGATGAAGACGGCCAGTGGCTGCTGAATTAG
- a CDS encoding DUF4136 domain-containing protein, producing MNVNPGFSLPTIKSFHVAAIGALFLLSACSGTQVTPSDTATFAATAYTDYAWRSAPPSASPHSKDMLAQKSPSIRAGVEEAMKELGYRRVDKAQAEFLIEYVAAPGFAEGQLLRGGSNTTLYGSSVNRQVDGALEDNAYALSGPVKTGEMKLMFLDASSSEVLWRVDMSIVVEDANRIDHEEVRAAVRKGIAALPPAP from the coding sequence ATGAACGTCAATCCGGGTTTTTCCTTACCTACGATCAAGAGCTTCCACGTTGCAGCGATAGGCGCTCTCTTTCTGTTGAGTGCCTGTAGCGGGACGCAGGTGACGCCCTCGGACACCGCGACGTTTGCTGCAACGGCCTACACCGACTACGCATGGCGCAGTGCACCACCCTCTGCGTCGCCCCACAGCAAAGATATGCTCGCGCAGAAGAGCCCCTCGATCCGCGCCGGCGTGGAAGAGGCCATGAAGGAGCTGGGTTATCGCCGTGTGGACAAGGCTCAGGCCGAGTTTCTCATTGAGTACGTGGCAGCACCGGGCTTTGCCGAAGGCCAGCTTTTACGCGGCGGCTCCAACACGACGCTGTACGGGAGCTCTGTAAACCGGCAGGTTGATGGTGCCCTGGAAGACAATGCCTATGCCCTGAGCGGCCCGGTGAAGACCGGAGAAATGAAGCTCATGTTTCTCGACGCAAGCTCATCGGAAGTTCTCTGGCGGGTCGACATGAGCATTGTTGTTGAAGACGCTAACCGCATAGATCATGAGGAGGTCCGTGCGGCGGTTCGCAAAGGGATCGCCGCATTACCGCCTGCCCCCTGA
- a CDS encoding sensor domain-containing diguanylate cyclase produces MNSELQSALAACKTLPTLPTVAAQIIELSSQEDYGLMDIIEIVRNDISIATKLIASANTPQYYRGEAVVDISQAVSRLGFKSTMMIALSFSLSVKSSDSPPANIDTDALWHRSVASGAIARLLARQLGSKDPEACFLAALVQDIGVLALAQAAPQAYATLADSSHEALCAAEVAEFGCDHAVVGAWLLESWKLPSQISELVASSHDFAELTLEIGARQDHWCVAVSGLLADAMLAGDQFQAARMVWLINGVCDEDGGTGTNIVPLVAEAVREAEGLFDATLVKDPMALLEASKEKLFEVMSEASRDISDEKVSELEQRVSMLERQGQRDSLTGAINRGHFHSELDRLFDEATQSGQPLSLMFIDADHFKQVNDSYGHLAGDEVLKWLAEAFTKLVGDKGIVGRYGGEEFVVILPASTEAEANALGQTICDHVRNGHISAGDANIQVTVSAGIATIDKTSTLRGTRDLIFAADQAMYFAKQSGRDLCISASALPKPPSALATAQ; encoded by the coding sequence ATGAATAGCGAACTCCAGAGCGCCCTCGCCGCCTGTAAAACCCTTCCCACGCTGCCAACGGTGGCGGCACAAATCATTGAGCTTTCTTCCCAGGAAGACTACGGGCTCATGGACATCATCGAGATTGTCCGCAACGATATCAGCATCGCCACAAAGCTCATCGCCAGTGCCAATACGCCGCAGTACTACCGCGGCGAGGCCGTGGTGGATATTTCCCAGGCGGTATCCCGTCTGGGCTTTAAGTCCACCATGATGATCGCTTTGAGTTTTTCCTTATCCGTTAAATCTTCCGATTCACCGCCGGCGAATATCGATACCGACGCCCTGTGGCATCGCTCCGTAGCCAGCGGCGCCATTGCAAGACTGCTTGCCCGGCAGCTGGGCAGTAAAGACCCGGAGGCCTGCTTTCTTGCAGCACTGGTGCAGGACATCGGGGTACTCGCCCTGGCACAGGCAGCGCCCCAGGCTTACGCGACTCTCGCGGACAGCTCTCATGAAGCACTCTGCGCCGCTGAGGTAGCGGAGTTTGGATGCGATCACGCAGTCGTGGGGGCCTGGCTCCTCGAGAGCTGGAAGTTACCGTCACAAATCAGCGAGTTGGTCGCAAGCAGCCACGACTTTGCCGAGCTTACCCTGGAAATTGGCGCCCGGCAGGATCATTGGTGCGTCGCGGTTTCCGGCCTCCTGGCCGATGCGATGCTCGCAGGCGACCAGTTTCAAGCTGCGCGCATGGTGTGGCTCATCAACGGTGTCTGCGATGAAGACGGTGGGACAGGCACCAATATTGTCCCCCTCGTTGCCGAAGCCGTTCGCGAGGCAGAAGGACTTTTTGACGCCACGCTGGTCAAGGACCCCATGGCTTTGCTGGAAGCATCAAAGGAGAAACTCTTTGAAGTGATGAGCGAGGCATCGCGGGATATCAGCGATGAGAAGGTGTCGGAACTTGAACAACGGGTATCGATGCTCGAGCGGCAAGGTCAGCGGGACAGCCTCACAGGCGCTATCAACCGTGGGCACTTTCACAGCGAGCTGGATCGCCTGTTCGATGAAGCCACGCAGAGCGGCCAGCCATTGAGCCTGATGTTTATCGATGCAGATCATTTTAAGCAGGTGAACGACAGCTACGGCCATCTTGCCGGCGATGAGGTCCTGAAGTGGCTGGCGGAGGCGTTCACAAAGCTTGTGGGCGACAAAGGCATCGTCGGACGCTACGGCGGCGAGGAGTTTGTCGTCATCCTCCCCGCCTCTACCGAGGCGGAAGCAAACGCACTGGGACAGACAATCTGCGATCACGTACGAAACGGTCACATTAGCGCCGGCGATGCGAACATTCAGGTGACCGTCTCCGCCGGCATCGCGACCATCGATAAGACCTCCACATTACGTGGTACCCGGGATCTTATCTTTGCCGCGGATCAGGCCATGTATTTTGCCAAGCAGAGCGGCCGCGATCTGTGCATTAGTGCATCTGCCTTGCCAAAACCTCCCTCTGCACTTGCCACTGCACAGTAA
- a CDS encoding sensor histidine kinase gives MPSTNAYLGSPTQDPDTKVWSLDLDEEIQTSLDSVCDLSTTIFEAKASVFIASFPQGPVLVSRAGLPFDLSAEAQQQFLETDELSDIQVNDSDFLIRETAPGSDERSGYRIVAPIVMPSDLHIGCLVFFRRSEAKMSPKEHAILSVLHRNIVRHLLHAKQVFESAKAESLQTLISENNDDWIFVKDEQFRIVYANEAFLAVYPEDKRDKIIGYTTVEEYDAAEAELFLAQDKVAFEQGVSKVIEKLHMPNGSYKIVETVKRRFEDENGKRYILGICRDMTGREDLIRELKKANDELENFTSIASHDLKSPLNAIRRLLEWIHEDCASLLPEEHRDNINLVINRANRMQTLLDDLLSYARIGQDVTESSDIVLSTLCEDIAQLLDVPDDFVISAPQKTLHLPMVPFKTVMLNLIGNAVKHNDKPTGKVEITATESKHYYLIEVRDNGPGIEPIYFDRIFKLFQTLKPRDEVEGSGIGLSVVLKYINNFSGTITVDSDGESGTTFKLSWPKRTSKL, from the coding sequence ATGCCCAGCACCAATGCTTACCTAGGCAGCCCTACCCAAGACCCGGATACCAAAGTCTGGTCGTTGGACCTTGATGAAGAAATACAGACCAGCCTCGACAGTGTTTGCGACCTAAGCACTACCATATTTGAGGCGAAGGCCTCAGTTTTTATTGCCAGCTTCCCCCAGGGACCGGTTCTAGTATCCCGCGCGGGTCTCCCCTTTGATTTATCCGCAGAAGCACAGCAGCAGTTTTTGGAGACAGACGAGCTTTCAGATATTCAAGTAAACGACAGCGACTTCTTGATCAGAGAGACAGCACCAGGCTCTGACGAACGAAGTGGCTATCGCATTGTCGCACCGATAGTTATGCCCTCGGACCTGCACATTGGCTGCTTAGTATTCTTTCGTCGCTCAGAAGCAAAAATGTCTCCGAAAGAACACGCAATCTTGAGTGTGCTTCATCGCAATATCGTTCGACACTTGCTCCATGCTAAACAGGTCTTTGAAAGCGCCAAGGCAGAAAGCCTCCAAACATTGATTTCAGAAAACAATGACGATTGGATTTTCGTAAAGGATGAGCAATTCCGTATTGTGTACGCCAACGAAGCGTTTCTGGCAGTGTATCCCGAGGACAAGCGAGACAAAATCATTGGCTACACTACGGTGGAAGAGTACGACGCTGCCGAGGCTGAGCTTTTCTTGGCTCAGGATAAAGTCGCCTTCGAACAGGGTGTCAGCAAGGTTATTGAAAAGCTGCATATGCCCAACGGGAGCTACAAAATAGTCGAAACCGTCAAACGCCGTTTTGAGGATGAAAACGGTAAGCGCTACATTCTCGGAATATGCCGAGATATGACGGGTAGAGAAGACCTCATCCGTGAACTAAAAAAAGCGAACGATGAACTGGAAAACTTTACGAGCATAGCCTCACACGATTTAAAGTCACCGCTAAATGCGATTCGTCGCTTGTTAGAGTGGATACACGAAGACTGTGCGTCGCTCCTTCCCGAGGAGCATCGTGACAATATAAACCTCGTCATCAACCGCGCCAATCGAATGCAGACGCTTCTCGACGACCTTTTGAGCTACGCTCGGATTGGACAGGATGTCACGGAGAGCAGTGACATCGTTCTGAGTACGCTTTGCGAGGACATCGCTCAACTTCTCGATGTACCGGACGATTTTGTTATCTCGGCACCGCAAAAGACCCTTCATCTACCGATGGTGCCGTTCAAAACCGTGATGCTCAATCTGATTGGTAACGCCGTTAAACACAACGACAAGCCCACAGGAAAAGTGGAAATTACCGCCACAGAGTCGAAGCATTACTACTTGATTGAGGTGAGAGACAACGGCCCTGGCATAGAACCGATTTACTTCGATCGAATTTTTAAGCTTTTCCAGACGCTTAAACCCCGCGACGAGGTTGAGGGAAGCGGTATCGGACTGTCCGTTGTACTCAAATATATTAACAACTTCAGTGGCACGATCACTGTGGACTCCGACGGAGAGTCTGGCACCACCTTCAAACTCTCGTGGCCCAAACGGACATCAAAATTATGA
- a CDS encoding response regulator → MTAKQATIFVVEDDDVDFKLLMRAFDKRKIANVVVRAVDGIDALEKLRSGEVSKPFIILLDINMPRMDGQEFLKEIRQDPEHQDTVVFLVTTSKEDEDIRQGFSQHVAGYFLKDNVAGSLDKIVDVINGYWQIVVLPE, encoded by the coding sequence ATGACAGCCAAACAAGCAACTATCTTTGTCGTTGAAGATGACGATGTGGACTTTAAGCTTCTAATGCGTGCTTTTGACAAGCGCAAGATCGCCAACGTAGTTGTCCGCGCAGTTGACGGCATAGATGCCCTTGAGAAACTCAGATCCGGCGAAGTCTCAAAACCTTTCATCATCTTGCTCGACATCAATATGCCTCGAATGGATGGCCAGGAGTTTCTAAAGGAAATTCGTCAAGACCCGGAACACCAGGACACAGTAGTCTTTCTGGTGACAACCTCTAAGGAAGATGAAGACATCCGCCAAGGGTTCTCACAGCATGTGGCTGGCTATTTTCTCAAGGACAATGTTGCTGGCAGCTTGGACAAGATTGTCGATGTCATCAACGGATATTGGCAAATTGTAGTTCTGCCGGAATGA
- a CDS encoding two-component system response regulator, with protein MKVLIVDDDVVDRRLIKRTLNSMATQFHEIREATSVNEGLQAIEEERFDVILLDYSMPEVDGIEMVIELRSKPDLGNTAIVMVSASEDPQLALNCIEVGAQDFIPKNEINQGKLSKAIVHARKRFEVEQRMHESYLAVKRMAERDPLTGLSNRYHFEEILKVMIATNRRLNNSVALLALDLDDFKNVNDTLGHGVGDQVLIEAVNRISTCLRENEGFARMGGDEFAIIIGGVANLQEVSAIANRILGKFTTPFTCDGVEISCGVSIGAALCPADTTAPNQLMKCADIAMYRSKQSGKNKICFYEARYQAEFHRRVGIRNEIGSILKDSGFRLFYQPIYDAKTSKIVGTEALVRWPEKDPSYGPDEFIPIAEESRMIDGLGKWVITTAIKQLAKWQETNSLLTMSINISPVQLEHDDLLSCLSDAITAAKVAPESVVLEITETAFFKHSDKISDALHALSQHGFKIALDDFGMGFSSIAHLMDYPIDIVKLDKSMQIPSATGGRRQQVLAGLALMLRQLNFEIVAEGIETAAQQDNCIGLELDKLQGFLLARPMPASDLQTLLAAADE; from the coding sequence ATGAAGGTACTTATTGTTGACGACGATGTCGTAGATCGTCGGCTGATCAAGCGAACGCTCAACTCCATGGCTACGCAGTTTCACGAGATTCGTGAGGCGACGTCCGTGAACGAGGGCCTGCAAGCAATCGAGGAGGAGCGTTTCGACGTCATCCTCTTAGATTACAGCATGCCTGAGGTTGATGGCATCGAAATGGTGATCGAACTGCGTTCAAAGCCTGACCTAGGAAACACAGCAATTGTGATGGTTAGCGCCTCTGAGGACCCTCAACTTGCACTCAATTGCATAGAGGTCGGCGCCCAGGATTTCATTCCAAAAAACGAAATCAATCAAGGAAAACTCAGCAAAGCCATTGTGCATGCTCGCAAACGCTTCGAAGTTGAGCAGCGAATGCACGAAAGTTATCTTGCCGTAAAACGCATGGCGGAGCGCGACCCACTCACCGGCCTGTCAAACCGCTACCACTTCGAAGAAATATTGAAGGTTATGATCGCAACGAATCGACGATTGAACAACAGCGTCGCCTTGCTTGCCCTTGACCTCGATGATTTCAAAAATGTTAACGACACTTTAGGTCACGGAGTTGGAGACCAAGTCCTCATTGAGGCGGTTAATCGAATCAGCACCTGTTTGCGCGAAAACGAAGGCTTTGCCCGGATGGGGGGAGATGAGTTTGCGATCATCATTGGCGGCGTCGCCAATCTTCAAGAAGTGAGCGCAATTGCCAATCGGATTTTAGGGAAATTCACCACTCCATTTACCTGCGACGGCGTCGAAATCAGCTGTGGAGTGAGCATCGGCGCTGCACTTTGCCCCGCTGATACCACCGCACCCAACCAATTGATGAAGTGCGCCGACATCGCGATGTATCGATCGAAGCAAAGTGGAAAAAACAAAATTTGCTTCTACGAAGCTCGCTATCAAGCCGAGTTTCATCGTCGGGTCGGCATTCGCAATGAAATTGGCAGCATCCTTAAAGACTCGGGCTTCCGTCTTTTTTATCAGCCGATCTATGACGCAAAGACCTCAAAGATCGTTGGTACAGAAGCGCTGGTCAGATGGCCTGAAAAAGATCCAAGTTATGGACCGGACGAGTTCATTCCAATCGCAGAAGAGTCACGTATGATCGACGGCCTGGGTAAATGGGTCATCACCACAGCCATAAAGCAGCTGGCTAAGTGGCAGGAAACAAACTCACTGTTGACAATGTCCATCAACATTTCGCCTGTTCAACTAGAGCACGACGACCTCCTTAGCTGCCTCTCAGACGCTATTACCGCCGCTAAGGTAGCTCCTGAAAGCGTCGTGTTAGAAATCACCGAAACAGCCTTTTTTAAACATAGCGATAAAATAAGCGACGCTTTACACGCGCTCTCCCAGCATGGCTTCAAGATAGCGTTGGATGACTTCGGCATGGGGTTTTCGTCTATTGCTCACCTCATGGACTACCCCATCGATATTGTAAAACTCGACAAAAGTATGCAGATCCCCAGTGCTACGGGAGGTAGGCGGCAGCAGGTACTCGCCGGCTTAGCGCTCATGTTGCGCCAGTTAAACTTCGAAATCGTGGCCGAAGGCATTGAGACTGCAGCACAACAAGATAACTGCATCGGCCTTGAACTGGATAAGCTACAAGGGTTTTTGCTGGCGCGGCCAATGCCCGCTTCGGACCTTCAAACGCTACTCGCAGCAGCAGACGAGTAA
- a CDS encoding BLUF domain-containing protein: protein MFDEPGFPLDADLGDAATALETFVYCSRASEGVGDDEVDRIIEFSQRRNAARRVTGMLAFGNGVFFQWVEGPPKEIQDLITSLHGDSRHHDVVELERSADMRERLYPGWEMERVEADEIRAVLLDALESTEDKNNVAALKRILEHVDAGPLASLSRFKSG from the coding sequence ATGTTCGACGAACCTGGCTTTCCCCTCGACGCGGACCTGGGGGACGCTGCGACGGCCCTCGAGACCTTCGTGTACTGCAGCCGAGCATCGGAAGGGGTTGGGGACGACGAGGTCGACCGCATTATTGAGTTCTCTCAACGTCGCAATGCCGCCCGAAGGGTCACGGGGATGCTGGCCTTCGGCAACGGCGTCTTCTTCCAATGGGTGGAAGGACCGCCCAAGGAAATACAGGATCTGATCACGAGCCTCCATGGTGACTCACGGCACCACGACGTTGTCGAACTGGAGCGAAGCGCTGACATGCGCGAGCGTCTGTACCCGGGATGGGAAATGGAGCGCGTCGAGGCCGACGAGATTCGCGCGGTGCTCCTCGACGCCCTAGAGAGCACCGAGGATAAAAACAACGTCGCCGCCCTAAAACGTATCCTCGAACATGTGGATGCGGGGCCGCTGGCTTCCCTTTCGCGATTTAAATCAGGCTAA
- a CDS encoding DUF4112 domain-containing protein codes for MSTEIRTVNIQSRHGPARQKREVQRLRKLATKLDSAITLPGGYRIGFDGLLGLVPIVGDGVSAIISLFIVYRAAQLGASFLQLTRMLLNVFVETLIGVIPLVGDLFDFVWKANEKNVAILERHLSATRVASTANARLSGAFVLLISIVIVIAGGFVVGATAFLLSLLIA; via the coding sequence ATGAGCACTGAAATACGAACCGTGAATATCCAATCCCGCCATGGCCCTGCGCGACAGAAGAGAGAAGTACAGAGACTTCGAAAACTGGCCACAAAACTCGATAGTGCGATTACACTGCCCGGCGGGTATCGTATTGGTTTTGATGGTTTGCTTGGTCTAGTGCCCATCGTGGGTGATGGGGTCTCGGCTATTATATCTTTATTTATAGTCTATCGAGCGGCGCAACTTGGGGCTTCTTTTCTACAGCTAACGCGAATGCTTCTTAACGTCTTCGTTGAGACCCTCATTGGTGTCATCCCCCTCGTCGGCGACTTATTTGATTTTGTCTGGAAAGCAAACGAAAAAAATGTGGCCATACTGGAACGTCATTTGTCAGCGACGCGAGTCGCCAGCACAGCGAATGCTCGTCTTTCCGGGGCCTTTGTTCTGCTCATCAGTATCGTAATTGTGATAGCAGGGGGATTTGTGGTTGGCGCGACAGCATTTCTTTTAAGCTTACTCATAGCGTAA